A stretch of the Arthrobacter stackebrandtii genome encodes the following:
- the hutG gene encoding formimidoylglutamase has translation MDYTSLAVDTPAQPWTGRDDGGSPAHRRWWQAVSASVATPALSDATLPGPAALLGFCSDAGVARNMGRTGAADGPAAIRAALGSLAFHGTRTVVDAGDIVVAGDALEDGQARAGAALAALLDAGHLTFVLGGGHETAYASYLGVAGTAAVANGARLGVLNLDAHFDLREAPSPSSGTPFLQMARAEAAAGRELNYAVVGISEPNNTRALFDTAHELDVKYLLDEDCSAGRTDGFVASFLETVDIVYLTIDLDVMPAATAPGVSAPAAYGVPLPVIAALCRQVAASGKLFHCDVAELNPAFDIDSRTAKVAARLVDTLLR, from the coding sequence ATGGACTACACTTCCCTCGCCGTTGACACCCCCGCGCAACCCTGGACCGGGAGGGACGACGGCGGTTCACCCGCCCACCGCCGCTGGTGGCAGGCCGTGTCAGCCTCAGTGGCAACGCCCGCCTTGTCAGACGCGACCCTGCCGGGCCCTGCAGCATTGCTCGGCTTCTGCTCCGATGCCGGTGTGGCCCGCAACATGGGACGCACAGGCGCCGCCGACGGACCGGCCGCCATCCGCGCCGCACTTGGTTCGCTCGCCTTCCACGGGACCCGAACCGTGGTGGACGCCGGAGACATCGTGGTCGCCGGGGACGCACTGGAAGACGGCCAGGCCCGCGCCGGGGCCGCCCTTGCCGCCTTGCTCGACGCCGGACACCTCACGTTTGTCCTGGGAGGCGGCCACGAAACCGCCTACGCCAGTTACCTGGGTGTGGCGGGCACGGCGGCCGTGGCCAACGGCGCCCGGCTGGGCGTGCTGAACCTGGACGCCCATTTTGACCTGCGCGAGGCCCCGTCGCCCAGCTCGGGCACGCCGTTTCTCCAGATGGCCCGGGCGGAAGCCGCCGCAGGGCGAGAACTGAACTACGCCGTCGTGGGCATCAGCGAGCCGAACAACACGCGCGCCCTCTTCGACACGGCCCACGAGCTGGATGTGAAGTATCTGCTGGACGAGGACTGCTCGGCGGGGCGCACGGACGGATTCGTGGCATCGTTCCTGGAGACCGTGGACATTGTGTACCTGACGATCGACCTCGACGTCATGCCTGCCGCGACAGCCCCTGGCGTGAGCGCCCCCGCTGCCTACGGTGTGCCGCTGCCGGTTATCGCCGCGCTCTGCCGCCAGGTCGCGGCGAGCGGCAAGCTCTTCCACTGTGACGTGGCCGAACTGAACCCGGCCTTTGACATCGACAGCCGCACGGCCAAGGTGGCCGCGCGGCTGGTCGACACCCTCCTGCGCTAG
- a CDS encoding amino acid deaminase/aldolase, whose protein sequence is MMTLLGPELAAGMNNGRAPADVWPAADAACADLPGPVAVLDLKALSFNAGSLLRRAGGRPIRVASKSIRSREVLRAVLKQPGFAGILGFTLPEALWLAADPSGDFTDIVVAYPTADAGALRELAASETACARITLMVDSAEQLEWMAAALAGTTPAAPIRLCVDLDASWRPAVRGRALGHIGVYRSPIRDGSAAVGLALAMAGFKKSGTALFTLVGMMAYEAQVAGLQDSPHGSLKVADLAKGAVLQQMQRTSMAEITRRRTNVVAAVRNVADLEFVNGGGTGSLELTAADPSVTELAAGSGLFGPTLFDGYTRFTPAHAVGFAVPVVRRPDPDIVTVLGAGWIASGPSGADRSPVPVHPPGLSLIGTEGAGEVQTPLRGAAAASLRIGDKVWFRHAKSGEICEHVEALEMIDGGQRVGAAPTYRGEGKAFI, encoded by the coding sequence ATGATGACGTTGCTTGGACCGGAACTGGCTGCAGGGATGAACAACGGGCGCGCGCCCGCGGACGTCTGGCCTGCGGCGGACGCTGCCTGCGCGGACCTGCCCGGCCCCGTGGCCGTCCTGGACCTCAAGGCGCTTTCCTTCAACGCCGGCTCGCTGCTGCGCCGGGCCGGAGGCAGGCCCATCCGCGTGGCCAGCAAGTCCATCCGCAGCAGGGAAGTGCTCCGCGCCGTGCTGAAGCAGCCCGGCTTCGCCGGCATCCTCGGCTTCACCCTCCCCGAGGCGCTCTGGCTGGCGGCCGACCCCAGCGGCGACTTCACCGACATCGTGGTGGCGTACCCGACGGCCGACGCTGGCGCACTGCGCGAGCTGGCCGCAAGCGAGACCGCATGCGCCCGCATCACGCTCATGGTGGACTCCGCCGAGCAGCTGGAATGGATGGCCGCGGCCCTCGCCGGCACCACCCCCGCCGCACCCATCCGCCTGTGCGTGGACCTGGATGCCTCGTGGCGCCCCGCCGTCCGCGGGCGCGCCCTGGGCCACATCGGCGTGTACCGCTCGCCCATCCGCGACGGATCCGCCGCCGTGGGGCTGGCACTGGCCATGGCCGGGTTCAAGAAGTCCGGAACGGCCCTCTTCACCCTCGTCGGCATGATGGCCTACGAGGCCCAGGTGGCCGGGCTGCAGGACAGCCCGCACGGCTCCCTTAAGGTGGCCGACCTGGCAAAGGGCGCCGTCCTCCAACAGATGCAACGCACCTCGATGGCCGAAATCACCCGCCGCCGCACGAACGTGGTGGCGGCCGTGCGCAACGTGGCGGACCTTGAATTCGTCAACGGCGGCGGAACCGGGTCCCTGGAACTGACCGCGGCGGACCCTTCCGTGACGGAGCTCGCCGCCGGTTCCGGACTGTTCGGCCCCACCCTTTTTGACGGCTATACGCGCTTCACCCCGGCCCACGCCGTTGGCTTCGCCGTTCCCGTGGTCCGCCGTCCGGACCCCGACATTGTGACCGTGCTGGGTGCCGGCTGGATCGCTTCGGGCCCGTCCGGCGCGGACCGCTCCCCCGTCCCCGTGCACCCGCCCGGGCTCTCGCTGATCGGCACGGAGGGTGCCGGCGAGGTGCAGACCCCGCTGCGCGGCGCCGCGGCCGCCTCCCTGCGAATAGGGGACAAGGTGTGGTTCCGGCATGCCAAGTCGGGGGAAATTTGTGAACACGTGGAAGCGCTGGAGATGATCGACGGCGGCCAAAGGGTGGGCGCGGCACCCACCTACCGAGGCGAAGGGAAAGCGTTCATATGA
- a CDS encoding ABC transporter ATP-binding protein has protein sequence MKLLSLAIRHAKPYWMWVAAVLVLQLISTIAALYLPSLNAQIIDQGISKGDTDFIWSTGVTMIIVCFIQVAAAIGGIYFGARTAMAIGRDLRREVYYRVNALGALDVSRFGTATLITRNTNDVQQVQMLVLMALNFMVSTPIMCIGGIVMALREDVGLSWLVWVSVPLLFIVVGFLVVKLLPLFREMQDRIDTVNGVLREQITGIRVIRAFVREKFEAERYRDANLNLTRVSVRVGNLFVLMFPMIMMILHLATAAVLWFGGQRVDAGSMQVGSLTAFLQYLLQILVAVMMGVFMVMMIPRAAISAERLDDVLSAEPSLAVPAARELPAGHAVEFSSVSFGYPGAERPVLNNVTFTAEAGRTTAIVGSTGSGKSTLLNLIPRLFDPQDGSVRIGGVDVSELSRTQMAGLVGLVPQKPYLFSGTVASNLKFGRPDADDEDLWEALRVAQAKDFVEEKPKQLASPIAQGGTNVSGGQRQRLCIARALAARPRIYLFDDSFSALDVATDQRLRESLHGATEGATVIIVAQRISTIREADHIIVLDDGEIVGTGTHDELLEGNDTYREIVESQLSIEGAA, from the coding sequence GTGAAACTCCTCAGCCTGGCCATTCGCCACGCCAAACCGTATTGGATGTGGGTCGCCGCAGTGCTCGTGCTGCAGCTGATCTCCACCATCGCCGCACTCTACCTGCCCAGCCTCAACGCCCAGATCATCGACCAGGGCATCTCCAAGGGCGACACCGACTTCATCTGGTCAACGGGTGTCACCATGATCATCGTCTGCTTCATACAGGTGGCCGCTGCGATCGGCGGCATCTACTTTGGCGCCCGCACGGCCATGGCCATCGGCCGCGACCTGCGCCGCGAGGTGTACTACCGGGTCAACGCGCTCGGCGCCCTGGATGTGAGCCGCTTCGGCACCGCCACGCTGATCACACGCAACACCAACGACGTCCAGCAGGTGCAGATGCTGGTGCTCATGGCCCTGAACTTCATGGTTTCCACGCCCATCATGTGCATTGGCGGCATCGTCATGGCCCTGCGTGAAGACGTGGGCCTGTCATGGCTGGTGTGGGTGTCCGTGCCGCTGCTGTTCATCGTGGTCGGCTTCCTCGTGGTGAAGCTGCTGCCGCTGTTCCGTGAAATGCAGGACCGGATCGACACCGTCAACGGCGTGCTGCGCGAGCAGATCACCGGCATCCGCGTCATCCGCGCCTTCGTGCGCGAAAAGTTTGAGGCCGAGCGCTACCGCGACGCCAACCTGAACCTGACCCGCGTCTCCGTGCGTGTGGGCAACCTGTTCGTGCTGATGTTCCCCATGATCATGATGATCCTGCACCTGGCCACCGCCGCCGTGCTGTGGTTTGGCGGGCAGCGGGTCGACGCCGGCTCCATGCAGGTGGGTTCGCTCACCGCCTTCCTGCAGTACCTCCTGCAGATCCTGGTTGCGGTCATGATGGGCGTCTTCATGGTCATGATGATCCCCCGAGCCGCCATCTCCGCCGAGCGTCTCGACGACGTCCTTTCAGCCGAGCCGAGCCTCGCCGTTCCCGCAGCCCGGGAGCTGCCGGCGGGACACGCCGTCGAATTCTCCTCGGTCTCCTTTGGCTACCCGGGTGCAGAGCGCCCCGTGCTCAACAACGTCACCTTCACGGCTGAGGCCGGGCGGACGACGGCGATTGTCGGCTCCACCGGGTCCGGCAAGTCCACGCTGCTGAACCTCATACCCCGGTTGTTTGACCCGCAGGACGGCTCCGTGCGCATTGGCGGCGTGGACGTCAGCGAACTCAGCCGCACCCAGATGGCGGGGCTCGTGGGCCTCGTGCCGCAGAAGCCGTACCTGTTCTCCGGCACCGTGGCCTCCAACCTGAAGTTCGGCCGTCCCGACGCGGACGACGAAGACCTGTGGGAGGCGCTGCGCGTGGCCCAGGCCAAGGACTTCGTGGAGGAGAAACCCAAGCAGCTGGCCTCGCCCATCGCACAAGGCGGCACCAACGTCTCCGGCGGGCAGCGGCAGCGGCTGTGCATCGCCCGGGCGCTCGCAGCCCGTCCCAGGATCTACCTGTTTGACGATTCCTTCTCAGCCCTGGACGTGGCCACCGACCAGAGGCTGCGCGAGTCCCTCCACGGTGCCACGGAAGGAGCCACGGTCATCATCGTGGCCCAGCGCATCTCCACCATCCGGGAGGCGGACCACATCATCGTGCTGGACGACGGCGAGATCGTCGGCACCGGCACCCACGACGAACTGCTCGAGGGCAACGATACGTACCGCGAAATTGTTGAATCACAGCTGAGCATTGAAGGAGCAGCGTGA
- a CDS encoding D-arabinono-1,4-lactone oxidase, giving the protein MSEWRNWAGDQRCRPAAVEQPSTVAEISALAAAAAASGGTLKAVGAGHSFTDIALTSGVQLRLDGISGLLHVDREKKQATLAGGTRLHEIPALLAPYGLAMENLGDIDRQSISGAVSTGTHGTGRAFGGIATQIRALTLVTGTGEVLRCSETENAEVFAVARVGLGALGIIVEVTLQCVDAFMLHAVERPEPLAGVLENFAERQSAVDHFEFYWFPHSETALTKTNTRHAPGSLPAGVRPLSRRAHLVDDVLVSNTLFSALCNVTGKFPDVIPRVNRLASRLTGNREFGDASHNVFATTRTVRFREMEYAIPLDQVPNALRDLDTMIKRRGFQISFPVEVRSAAADNIVLSTANNRESGYIAIHQHVKTDPFAYFRAAEEIFRSYDGRPHWGKWHFLQSKDFRGLYPDLEKFCKVRDGLDPKRVFKNTYLERVLP; this is encoded by the coding sequence ATGAGTGAGTGGCGCAATTGGGCCGGGGACCAGCGGTGCCGGCCGGCCGCCGTCGAACAACCAAGCACGGTGGCGGAGATATCCGCCTTGGCCGCCGCGGCGGCAGCCTCCGGCGGCACACTCAAGGCGGTGGGCGCCGGGCACAGCTTCACGGACATCGCACTGACCAGCGGCGTGCAGCTGCGCCTGGACGGGATCAGCGGGCTGCTCCACGTGGACCGGGAAAAGAAGCAGGCGACCTTGGCCGGCGGCACGCGGCTGCATGAGATTCCCGCACTGCTGGCGCCGTACGGGCTGGCCATGGAAAACCTGGGCGACATCGACCGGCAGTCGATTTCCGGCGCCGTGTCCACGGGCACGCATGGGACGGGCAGGGCGTTTGGCGGCATCGCCACGCAGATCCGGGCATTGACGCTCGTGACCGGCACGGGCGAGGTGCTGCGCTGCTCGGAGACAGAGAACGCCGAGGTCTTTGCCGTGGCGCGTGTGGGACTGGGCGCCCTGGGCATCATTGTCGAGGTGACGCTGCAGTGCGTGGACGCGTTCATGCTGCACGCCGTGGAACGCCCGGAACCGCTGGCCGGCGTGCTGGAAAACTTCGCCGAGCGGCAGTCCGCCGTGGACCATTTTGAGTTTTACTGGTTCCCGCACAGCGAGACCGCCCTGACCAAGACCAACACTCGGCACGCCCCCGGGAGTCTGCCTGCGGGGGTGCGGCCGCTGTCCAGGCGCGCGCACCTGGTGGATGACGTGCTGGTGTCAAACACCTTGTTCTCGGCCCTGTGCAACGTCACGGGGAAGTTCCCGGATGTGATCCCGCGGGTCAACCGGCTCGCCTCCAGGTTGACCGGCAACAGGGAGTTTGGCGACGCCTCGCACAATGTGTTTGCCACGACCCGCACCGTGCGCTTCCGCGAGATGGAATACGCCATCCCGCTGGACCAGGTGCCCAATGCGCTGCGGGACCTGGACACCATGATCAAGCGCCGCGGATTCCAGATTTCCTTCCCCGTTGAGGTGCGCAGTGCGGCGGCGGACAACATTGTCCTGTCCACGGCAAACAACCGCGAAAGCGGCTACATTGCCATCCACCAGCACGTGAAAACCGACCCTTTTGCGTACTTCCGTGCGGCGGAGGAGATCTTCCGCAGCTACGACGGAAGGCCGCATTGGGGCAAGTGGCATTTCCTCCAATCAAAGGACTTTCGCGGGCTCTACCCAGACCTGGAAAAGTTCTGTAAGGTTCGAGATGGCCTCGATCCCAAGCGCGTGTTCAAGAACACGTATTTGGAGCGGGTCCTGCCCTAA
- a CDS encoding NCS2 family permease — MAVKTDVRLSAVDKYFKVTERGSNYSREIRGGFATFFAMSYIVVLNPLILGGADSSGEVLGLERVAAVTAFVAGILTIIMGAWAKHPFAMATGLGVNAFVAVTVATNPGLTWPDVMGLVVLSGITMFILVLTGFRTAVFKAVPEGLKTAIVVGIGMFIALIGLVNAGFVRRIPDVAGTTVPVGLGFDGKLMGWPTLVFVVGLVLTIGLVVRKVKGAILIGIIVSTVLANILEMTLHIGPSFDGVNSNPQGWSLVSPQLSEWSMPDLSLIGQVSIFGAFGKLGALAAILLAFVILLSIFFDAMGTMVGLASEAGSMREDGTIPDVDKVLLVDAFGAIAGGGASTSSNQIYVESGAGIGEGARTGLASIVTGVLLLLAMFVTPLIKLVPFEAVAPALVVVGFMMVSQVGKIDWSDWGIGIPAFLTFTLMPFTYSIANGLGAGFIAFVLIRLFQGRAKEVHPLMWAVAAAFLLFFGIGTVEALFGIQ, encoded by the coding sequence ATGGCTGTCAAAACGGATGTCAGGCTCTCAGCGGTCGACAAATACTTCAAGGTCACCGAGCGCGGCTCGAATTATTCGCGGGAGATCCGCGGTGGTTTCGCCACGTTCTTCGCGATGAGCTACATCGTGGTGCTGAACCCGCTGATCCTGGGTGGCGCAGACTCCTCCGGCGAGGTGCTGGGGCTGGAGCGCGTTGCCGCCGTCACCGCATTCGTGGCCGGCATCCTGACCATCATCATGGGCGCGTGGGCCAAGCACCCCTTCGCCATGGCCACGGGGCTGGGCGTCAACGCGTTTGTGGCCGTCACCGTTGCGACAAACCCGGGCCTGACCTGGCCTGACGTCATGGGCCTGGTGGTCCTTTCCGGCATCACCATGTTCATCCTGGTCCTCACCGGCTTCCGCACCGCCGTGTTCAAGGCCGTGCCGGAGGGCCTGAAGACGGCCATCGTGGTGGGCATCGGCATGTTCATCGCACTCATCGGCCTGGTCAACGCCGGCTTCGTGCGCCGCATCCCCGATGTCGCCGGCACCACTGTTCCCGTGGGTCTGGGCTTCGACGGCAAGCTCATGGGCTGGCCCACTCTGGTGTTCGTGGTGGGCCTGGTCCTGACGATCGGCCTGGTGGTCCGCAAGGTCAAGGGCGCCATCCTGATCGGCATCATCGTCTCCACCGTCCTGGCGAACATCCTGGAAATGACGCTGCACATCGGCCCGTCCTTCGACGGCGTGAACAGCAACCCGCAGGGCTGGTCGCTGGTTTCCCCGCAGCTGTCCGAGTGGTCCATGCCCGACCTGTCCCTCATTGGCCAGGTCAGCATCTTTGGCGCCTTCGGCAAGCTGGGCGCACTGGCCGCCATCCTGCTGGCGTTTGTGATCCTGCTGAGCATCTTCTTCGACGCCATGGGCACCATGGTGGGCCTGGCCTCCGAGGCCGGATCCATGCGCGAGGACGGAACCATCCCCGACGTGGACAAGGTCCTGCTGGTTGACGCGTTCGGCGCAATCGCCGGCGGCGGCGCTTCCACTTCCTCCAACCAGATCTACGTTGAGTCCGGTGCGGGCATCGGCGAGGGCGCCCGCACGGGCCTGGCCTCGATCGTCACCGGTGTGCTCCTGCTGCTGGCCATGTTCGTCACCCCGCTAATCAAGCTGGTCCCCTTCGAGGCAGTGGCCCCGGCCCTGGTGGTTGTGGGCTTCATGATGGTCTCCCAGGTGGGAAAGATCGACTGGTCCGACTGGGGCATCGGCATCCCGGCCTTCCTGACGTTCACGCTCATGCCGTTCACGTACTCGATCGCCAACGGCCTCGGCGCGGGCTTCATCGCGTTCGTGCTGATCCGCCTGTTCCAGGGCCGCGCCAAGGAAGTACACCCGCTCATGTGGGCTGTCGCCGCGGCGTTCCTGCTCTTCTTCGGCATCGGCACTGTTGAGGCGCTCTTCGGCATCCAGTAG
- a CDS encoding ABC transporter ATP-binding protein, with protein sequence MARKDKQGNSPKTQNQAPEIDAMEEELVPEYKPSEADGDMFGGTPAKKAEHFWPSVKRLVGLLRPERVMFSVVIALVAASVVLTVIAPKILGKAMDVIFNGVIGAQLPAGVPLATIIDGLRADGNNQMADMLAKTNLVPGAGIDFVQLSRYIIFVLALYMVASTLMWLQGYLLNALVMRVVFRLREDVQRKLNRLPLGYFDTRQRGDLMSRVTNDVDNIQAALQQAFSQLVQSALTVIGIGVMMFIVSWQLALIALIALPLSAIIAGVIGTRSQKLFAAQWKHTGTLNGHIEETFSGLELVRAYGRDEEMLAEFDDRNEQMYKASFGAQFVSGMIMPAMQFVSYLSYVLVAVVGGLRVATGGMTLGDATAFIQYSREFSQPIGEMAGIANMIQSGVASAERTFEILDADEQPEEEDSELLPEHTDGHVQFENVSFSYSEDTPLIRDVSFTVQPGETVAIVGPTGAGKTTLVNLVMRFYEITGGRILLDGVDTRELSREQVRAQVGMVLQDAWLFEGTIRENIRYGRLDATDEEIVAAAEATMVDRFVRQLPNGYDTVIDADGGTVSAGERQLLTIARAFIAQPSLLILDEATSSVDTRTELLVQHAMAALRTDRTSFVIAHRLSTIRDAHTILVMEDGDIVEHGNHEELLERRGAYYDLYMTQFQGGHDLDDEVAAGVH encoded by the coding sequence ATGGCGCGCAAGGACAAGCAGGGGAATTCCCCCAAGACGCAAAACCAGGCGCCGGAGATCGACGCCATGGAAGAGGAACTGGTCCCGGAGTACAAGCCCAGCGAGGCCGACGGTGACATGTTTGGTGGCACCCCGGCCAAGAAGGCCGAGCACTTCTGGCCGTCGGTGAAGCGGCTCGTGGGGCTGCTGCGCCCCGAACGCGTCATGTTCTCCGTGGTGATCGCCCTCGTGGCGGCCTCGGTGGTGCTGACCGTGATCGCCCCGAAGATCCTGGGCAAGGCCATGGACGTCATCTTCAACGGCGTGATCGGTGCGCAGCTGCCGGCCGGCGTTCCGCTGGCGACAATCATTGACGGCCTGCGGGCCGACGGAAACAACCAGATGGCGGACATGCTCGCCAAGACCAACCTGGTGCCCGGTGCCGGGATCGACTTTGTCCAGCTCAGCCGTTACATCATCTTCGTGCTGGCCCTGTACATGGTGGCATCCACCCTGATGTGGCTGCAGGGCTACCTGCTCAACGCCCTCGTCATGCGCGTGGTGTTCCGCCTGCGCGAAGACGTGCAACGCAAACTCAACCGGCTTCCCCTTGGCTACTTCGACACCCGCCAGCGCGGCGACTTGATGTCCCGGGTGACGAACGACGTCGACAACATCCAGGCGGCGCTGCAGCAGGCGTTCTCACAGTTGGTGCAGTCCGCACTGACGGTGATCGGAATCGGCGTCATGATGTTCATCGTCTCCTGGCAGCTGGCGCTCATCGCGCTGATTGCGCTGCCGCTGTCCGCCATCATCGCCGGCGTGATCGGCACGCGCTCCCAGAAGCTCTTCGCGGCGCAGTGGAAGCACACCGGCACGCTGAACGGCCACATCGAAGAGACCTTCTCCGGCCTCGAACTGGTCCGTGCCTACGGCCGCGACGAGGAAATGCTGGCCGAGTTCGACGACCGCAACGAGCAGATGTACAAGGCCTCCTTCGGCGCTCAGTTCGTTTCCGGCATGATCATGCCGGCCATGCAGTTCGTCTCCTACCTCTCCTACGTGCTGGTCGCCGTCGTCGGTGGGCTGCGCGTGGCCACAGGCGGCATGACGCTGGGCGATGCCACGGCGTTCATCCAGTACTCGCGCGAGTTCTCCCAGCCCATCGGGGAAATGGCGGGCATTGCCAACATGATCCAGTCCGGCGTGGCCTCGGCCGAGCGGACCTTTGAGATTCTCGATGCCGACGAACAGCCTGAGGAGGAGGACTCCGAACTGCTGCCCGAGCATACCGACGGCCACGTGCAGTTTGAAAACGTCTCGTTCAGCTACTCGGAGGACACGCCGCTCATCCGCGATGTCTCCTTCACGGTGCAGCCTGGGGAGACAGTGGCGATTGTTGGGCCCACAGGCGCCGGCAAGACCACGCTGGTCAACCTCGTCATGCGCTTCTACGAGATCACCGGCGGGCGGATCCTGCTCGACGGTGTCGACACCCGCGAGCTGTCCCGCGAGCAGGTGCGTGCCCAGGTTGGCATGGTGCTCCAGGATGCATGGCTCTTTGAGGGCACCATCCGGGAGAACATCCGCTACGGCCGCCTCGACGCCACCGACGAGGAGATCGTCGCCGCAGCAGAGGCCACCATGGTGGACCGTTTCGTGCGCCAGCTGCCCAACGGCTACGACACCGTAATCGACGCCGACGGCGGCACCGTCTCCGCCGGCGAACGACAGCTGCTCACAATTGCCCGGGCGTTCATCGCCCAGCCGTCGCTGCTGATCCTGGACGAGGCCACCTCCTCCGTGGACACCCGCACCGAGCTGCTCGTCCAGCACGCCATGGCTGCGCTGCGCACGGACAGGACCTCGTTCGTGATCGCGCACCGGCTCTCCACCATCCGCGATGCACACACCATCCTCGTCATGGAGGACGGGGACATCGTCGAACACGGCAACCACGAAGAACTCCTGGAACGCCGCGGTGCCTACTACGACCTGTACATGACGCAGTTCCAGGGCGGGCACGACCTGGACGACGAAGTCGCCGCCGGAGTCCACTGA
- a CDS encoding FAD-binding protein: MSVVPSTAPDRGAAPPEAEMTTTIVIGSGFSALAVAAELNRQGVKAIVVDGACSLKQPSPIQPTTGGISLEELSERSEIVRLLEHYARRHELDIRPDTQALDLTRIASSSSRQWRVHTAEGTLNAHSVVFTRGALSQLRKVLHGVGVTGELRSSMHALGLYLVGVGNLEIPTTHEILHQAKRAGQSIAARVAARDVGFAAA, translated from the coding sequence ATGAGTGTTGTGCCATCCACCGCGCCTGACCGGGGTGCCGCCCCGCCGGAGGCGGAAATGACCACCACCATAGTGATCGGTTCCGGGTTCTCCGCCCTGGCCGTTGCGGCGGAGTTGAACAGGCAGGGTGTCAAGGCCATCGTGGTGGATGGGGCGTGCAGCTTGAAGCAGCCCTCCCCCATCCAGCCGACAACTGGCGGGATCAGCCTTGAAGAGCTGAGCGAGCGCAGCGAGATTGTGCGGCTGCTGGAGCACTACGCCCGCCGCCACGAGCTGGACATCCGCCCGGACACCCAGGCCTTGGACCTGACCCGCATTGCCAGTTCCAGCAGCCGCCAGTGGCGCGTCCACACCGCGGAGGGCACACTCAACGCCCACAGCGTCGTCTTCACCCGCGGCGCCCTGAGCCAGCTGCGCAAGGTCCTGCACGGCGTTGGGGTCACCGGCGAGCTGCGCAGCAGCATGCACGCCTTGGGCCTGTACCTGGTGGGTGTGGGAAATCTTGAGATCCCCACCACGCACGAGATCCTGCACCAGGCCAAGCGTGCCGGCCAGTCCATCGCCGCCCGTGTCGCCGCGCGGGACGTGGGGTTCGCCGCAGCCTAG
- a CDS encoding copper resistance CopC family protein produces MTSKFPAVRILAGVLVLLLMLFGSVTAASAHDAVTGTAPSDGETVDTVPEQVTVTMSNTPATIGSEIQVVDGSGTNWATGPVDVLDQTATQAIKPGAPAGEYTVKWRLVSSDSHPIEGEFTFTATAAGTGQVVGAGPMVSVKPVPEKPLEQVKDESSVPWSVIGLFVVLVGVVIAMVIVARRRLGRDE; encoded by the coding sequence ATGACATCAAAATTTCCGGCCGTACGGATCCTGGCCGGGGTATTGGTCCTGCTGCTGATGCTTTTCGGCTCCGTCACGGCAGCCTCCGCCCACGATGCAGTCACGGGGACGGCGCCGTCGGACGGCGAGACCGTTGACACGGTTCCGGAGCAGGTGACCGTCACGATGTCCAATACCCCGGCCACCATCGGCTCGGAGATCCAGGTGGTTGACGGCTCAGGCACCAACTGGGCCACGGGCCCGGTGGACGTCCTGGACCAGACCGCCACGCAGGCAATCAAGCCCGGCGCCCCTGCCGGCGAGTACACGGTGAAGTGGCGGCTGGTCTCCTCCGACTCACACCCGATCGAAGGCGAATTCACGTTCACGGCCACGGCGGCCGGCACCGGCCAGGTTGTTGGTGCTGGCCCCATGGTCTCGGTGAAGCCGGTGCCGGAGAAGCCGCTGGAGCAGGTCAAGGATGAAAGTTCCGTGCCGTGGAGCGTCATCGGCTTGTTTGTTGTCCTTGTGGGCGTTGTCATCGCCATGGTCATTGTGGCCCGCCGCCGCCTGGGCAGGGACGAGTAG